The window AAGATGTGCTCAGTAAAATAACACCATGGCCAAAGTAATATTGTCATTAGTTTAAAGTTTTAGAGTATCTGGGCAGCTTATTCAGAACTATAAAATTAAACGTTCATTACTGTTCTAGAGAAATAGATCGTCACAGCTCACTTAAAGCAATTGGACATCACATTCTTCTTAAAAGGTAGAGTATCAAAACACATGTTTCATACCCATGAAAACGCACAGATATATACAACAATTCGTATTGTCACTTGCCCATCAGTGTTAGTCTAGCTGTGGTGATACCTTTTTATGCAGCAAGCGTCGTTGAAACTGTACAGTCTGATATTGCCAGTGAAAAACCGGGTATCTTCGACGTTTTTCAAGAAGGAATCTATCGCTTTCTAAGTTGGTCTGCACCTCaaacaggtaaaaaacaaaaacatctatatacatatatatgtaACGATAAACAAGTAGACTACTTACCATTGATGACTCAGGTCGCCTTTTGCCCATTTGGATCATTTTATGTCCAGCCGTTTTATGCGGAACGGTTCACTACGTCATCTCTGTCCTTTCGGCTGGGTTAACTCGCTGGGGAATGACATCCGCTAAAAAACGAAGTCAGCGTAAGCAGGTTTGTTAAACATTTTAGCCATTTGATAAAAATGATAGCAGTCCACTCCAGAGCTTAATGTGTTTAACTGATGGCATAAAATTTACTGCAGGGTGCCCTTTCTAAAGAAGTTAGTTTTGTAGAGGCAAACGACCTTGATATGTCTTCCAAATTTGCTGGTTCTTTGGTAGCTGACGttcttctctttccatttGAGACAGTCCTCCATAggtacttttatttttattttttttaatgcttaaATATATCTAGTGTAATACTGTCTTTTAATTGTTTGTGTAGGCTGCACATTCAAGGGACGCGTACGATAATTGATAATCTGGACACTGGTGCATCTGTCATACCAATTCTAACGCGTTACGATGGCTTCTTCGACTGCTGGAATACAATCACTCGCGAAGAAGGCGGCTGGGGTTTGTATAAAGGCTTTGGAGCCTTGCTTCTGCAATACGCCCTCCAGCTTAGCATTATCAAAGGCTCACTGTTCACCTTTTACCACATGGGAGATCTATTTAAATCCACTAGCGCCCAGCCCACATCACCGAGAAATCAGGCCAACTTAGTAGATCGCAAAGACAGAAGTCCCAAGTCTTCATCCTCATCTCTGGGAGGTACCCCACTGCAACAGCAGTTTAATGAGTAATAACTATGCTAGTCTAATCAACTAAAATATTGTAAATATTTACAATCATCGTGCAGTAGATGGGCAAAGTTTATTTAGTTTGTTAAAAGGGTGAACTTGGAATCAAAATACTGTACTCGAGATCAGAATTTAGCCACTTTCGTCGTCCTTCTGATAGTTTTATGTTTCCGGAGACCTTTTAAAACGATCAACTAACGATTCAACCATGCAAATGTAAAAGGTTCCATGAACAGCTGCCTACTGTATCCGGTCATTTCGTATGCTTAATCACGTACTAGTGTAAGGGTTCTaagaggggaaagaaaagaggctgCAAGGTACAGATTTGAAATATGATAGCGCAAAGGGTAAAGAGAGGTAAAACacctgtcaaaaaaaaaaggtggagttCGTACAAGGAGGAGAAGAGTTTCAAGTTACCAAAGTTTAACGGGAACAGACGTTGACTATTCATGGAGAGCTGCGTGACACGTACCTGATCACAACGGTTGGGCTCTGTAGTCTTCAGATCGCGTTGGTCTGATTCTTAAGGCGCATGTCTCGTATCGAATCAGTGTCTCATGCCGTTTCGGTCAAGTTAACCAGCAGTTTTCCAACGAACGTCGTCCAGTAAAGCAGTGCCACGCCGCGGCTCAATCAACTTGTACGTTACTGAGCCGTGTCAACTGTTATTATACTCGACATCCGTCCGTATCGCATGTTTGAAGTGAAGTGAAGAAGCGCataaggaaatgtttttgttGGCGGCATTTTCGACGACGACCAAAGTGAAGccgtttgttttcgtttcgtcTGTCCAGGTGGTGCCACACGCTGTGCGGATGCCTATATAGTGTTTCCAATTGAGACCAAGACCTGTTTTCAACTTTCTACCgccctttgttttttcttagcTAATACCCATAGGGACAGAATCGCTGGCCTTGCTCGACCTTATTGGGAACGATaattgaatattcaatttcattgGCGACGTGCTGTGGATACTAAAATGCCTTATCCAACTCTCTCTCTGGGCGTTCCACGTTAGTCTGCTGAAAAAGTTAGCTGTTTCGGTCAAGTGTAATCTCGTCAGTCTATCAAGCTCTTGGACAATGAACAGTTACATTAAACATTGGAATCGTTGGATTGCGCGACGCACATTTTTCGATTCGCTTCAGTGTTACATCGGATTCGATATCGCATCAGTTTCGAACTCTACGAGCCTTGCACGCCAGTTCTGATAGCACAACGCTACACGCATATCATCAACATAAACATTCAGCCCCCCGTTATTGTTCCCTCCGCGCATTCCGCGTTTACCGTATGGACCAAATAATGACTGCGGAAACGTTCAAGACAGGACAGTCTGCAAAGTTGTGGAACTGGTTGGACAGAATGCGATTCGATCATCAGCGCCATAGTGTCAAAGATTTGTGCAAAGTTAAGCTCAGTCAGGCAGACGGCAGTGTTGCGGATATTACGCCGGCCAACGTTCTTCCTGCCAGATGTTTAACGCAGGACGAAAACCCAACTAAACGAAGGTGGAACACGAAAAGGATGAAGCGACATGTTTCTTGCTACGTTTTTACTTCAGGAAATGTGGAAGTCGAAAGGAAATATCGCTCGCATAATGAAACGCACTTTCCCTCCTCGAAGCCAATTCCGCAACGGGTCAGGGCAGCGAAATCCATCCAGAATCTCACGTCGGTCGATACCATCGACCGCCAGGTAATACCAACAACAGCAGTAATGGTTGATGCGCCTCTTTCGCCATTGATCCCGCAGTCTTTTTTATCGATTTGCTGCAGATAAGACGATCAATTTCAGTTTTAATCTCAACAATCTTTTGGCGTAAGACTTAAGTCAGAATTACGGACGCTCTTTGGCGAAAGCTTGATCCGTCAGAAACCTCGGGATATGTATCTTGAAAGGAAAATACCAGTTATAGAAATCACTTTCTTTACTGGCATTATTCCAAATGGCGGTAGAGCTATCTGCTTAATGAAATATTCAGCCGTCCTACTTGATGCACTTTAAATTCTTTTCCCGTTTCATTGTGTGTAGATAATTGTATAATCTTGTCACACATTTGAAactttttgaaacattttagGTTAAGTAGAATACGTGCAAAGGTAAAGCCAAAGTGCATGTTGTTTGGCTAAACTACGTGAAACACACCTTTTTCACTTCCTTTTTGGAAAATGCCGCAGTTTGCTTGGGCGGTTCTTCTTTATTCCCCGTGAAATGTATACCTCTGGTTTCCTATTTCCGATTATAAGCgtataattcattttcttagcCACGGAACATTAAGTTAATAGGGCGCAACTGCAGCCAACTGTAGCCTATACAGGAGAAAACCAGCAAAGATGTCGGTAAGGAAAATTACGTATGGTGGACAAAAGTGTGGCAAAACCAGGGgaaccgaaaaaaaatgtcggttTTAAGTGAAGTAAAAGCTTTTCAATAACTACGTCTATAACAGACTGGATTCTATAAGCCGCGAATAGACCATGAAGTAAGTCAAAGTTAGAGCCCACCCGGCCGGCCTTTGACCGGTCTTGGCGCCATAGATCGCTTCAGGTACTCtttggattttatttttttgctctaTTATACAGTGCATCGACACCTTTCTTTCCCCCTTGTTACACAGCTATTTTCTCCTTTCGCATAACACTGAGTTATCACTTCTCTCTTTTCCCCGCCTTTTGCGCGATTCGAAAGCCTCTGACAATCAAACGCTTGATTTATTGCTTTTTGCCGAGTACAACACAATGatcttttctatttcgtcAAATAATTCAGTCTTTACTTTAGCGGAATCCAGCACAAAAATTCCGTttattcctttatttttgtagtCTTCTGGAAAAGGGACAACTTGgcattgggttttttttttttgggggggggggcgatcAGTCTTTGGGCTACAAGACGTGAGAAGTCtatatttgcaaaaaaaaaagaaacgtgccagagtaaaaaaaaaaaagctaaacaaTTGAGATTGTTTCGGTTCATGCAATGAATAGCTGAGTGGCAAAATCGtggtcattttttaaaaaacaatggTAATAAGAaccgttgtttttttttcctgtttatgTGAAGATAATTCAAAGATGATTACAATCCTCACTGTGATAGGCTCATCACAAAAGctataataaaatgaaatctatCGTGTAATGAGAAATTGCGGTTTTTTTACATCTCGGGGCAATGATGAACTACGTGTAGTACTTATGCAGCGTACGATTCTTAACAAGAGAACGGCATTACGTGAAAGCAACAGTAGAGAGTCATTTCACTTTTCCCCGTCAGGCAATTTGCTTTGCTCCTCTatcaaaaacacaaaaaataatcttctcttctttctctaaCCAGGAGGCCAGGGGCCGTCCGGTACCGTGATTTCTACGTAcaccaaaagaaagaaaaaacgatcaCCTTTCCAAAAATCGCTGCAGAGCacagacaaggaaaaagagatCGCTAACTCTATGTAAAAGACGTACTTCGGTGAAAGATATTGAGGTCATAAGTTGACCGATGGGAATTAAATCCTTTCACCGCTCGTTGACTCGTCTGTTACTCCTGCTGCCATCCCGCTTATCTTTAAcaccatacttttttttccccttagaTTCTTATCTGTGTTACGGTGCACGTGTGTTGCCCGCGTAACTAATGACCCACCATGAAAATGCGCACTCTCTCGCGCTTCATTCGCATAATGAAAAATCAGGAGAAAACGCAGTGTTTGCCTGACATTTGTAATACGGAGGTACGATCGAGAAATTTGCCGATTAATTGTAGCAAAGAAGACAATAGTAACAATAGAAATAGATTTTTTGGCACGCTGGATGCATCCTGTTGTCGTCGCGAGTAATACAGCGATGTAATATACAAAAACTGGCTGCCAGACATCGAAGAATAGGGGTGCGGGGTTACCCGTTAACAAAGGGACAAGTTCTGACAATAGAATACGATACAGGAAGAAagtctatttaaaaaatgggggggAAAGAATGTGAGGGCCGATGCGTGATGCTGGTGTCTCTGCTGCCTCGTGATGTATTCctgggcaaaagaaaatgctgtaactgtgtgtacgtgtgtctgtagagaaaaaaaaacaaaaaaagggtctCAGTCATGCCGAACACAATAGGAGAGAGTGCCTGTATTTCGAGACGCTTCTTTTCACGATGAACGCATTTCGGCTGCTGACGATTACCGTGACACGTCTAACACATATTTGATTGGATAGCTCGATAAAATAACGTTTCCAAAGCCGACAAAGAAATGAAGTGGGAACACAAGTCGATTCGTGCTAATTAcacttcttctttctttttccacctATGGGTGACGGACTAATGATCAGCTTTCgccaaattttttaaacatcgtAGATTTTCTCCTCTCTATAAATGTAGACATACACTGTCTATAACAGACTCttttaaattgcaaaaaaaaaagaaacaattataataaacgaaatgaaaataaagaaaaacaccttTGGCTTAGAGGACTGGACCTGTCAAAGGTTTCTTTGGAGGGAGTCTGCAGGGTCCGCTGAGctagagagaaaatgaatcttggcttctttttttacggTCCACTGACACCGATCGAGGGGTTTCTTCTTAACGTTTTATTGCTGTCCAACTCTGAACGAAGTTTTCCAAGTCGCGAAAGTCGCATGTATGTTAAATCCACTTATTCTATTGTTCTGCGTTGTATCTATGAACCCccccgtttttcttcttctttttgcgtggccaaacaagaaaatgctTGACACCGCCAACTGAGAAACAATAATGTTGACTATAAGAGTAAAATAGAAGGTACGTTATACTGTCTGGAATGTCCAACAATAGATTTCCTTgtcgtcttttctctttctcatttCTATAGCTTTACTTGTCAGCTTTTAAATGCGCATACTGTATACGGTGGCTATTTGAATCTGCACTATCGCCCGTCGTATGAACACATAGCCCATGTTCCTCGTTTCGCCTTTGCCTTTCTTTCTCGGCGTACAACGCAGGCCTGCTTGGTATGTGAATAGCTTCCAGTGATGGTGTCTCTGCAACATGCTCTCGAATTTCTTCTCCCTTCTATTACCGtcgcattttattttacctttgcTTACCTACGTCcctcacgtttttttttcttggttttttcCGTTCATCGACACGCATACACAAGAAGTGATGTATCGAAACGTTTTCAGCGTTGATGGGTTGGATGCGGCTCtccaaatcgaaatcaagctggTTGGAATCGTTTCGATTTCCATCTAAATTACCGATTGATAATGAAGGTTAGGCAAGTTTTTCCAtggaacacaagaaaaaaaaataaaccctGGAACTAcctggggttttttttttgcttttagcCCCATCTATCGCAAAAGGCAGAGTTTCAAGCATAGACCGGTGTGGCATTTCACGAGTCCCTCGTTTGAGAGCTACGCAAGACCAGTTGCTACGTCCTGTTTTTGGCTTGACAGAACGCATACATTTCTGGCCCCTTTCAACGGTACATGGGCCTTTGAATGGGAGTGTTGGCCATCTTTTTGTCAGTCCTAAGCGGCAAGTCTATGCAGGCAGTCGCACGTGGTGTTCGTCTCTGGTTTTCAACTTCCTCGTGAGATTAGAGATTCTcgtgtgttatttttttactgaCCAACGAGAGAACGTTATCTTCCATTAAGTGAACTCTTATGTCCTAGTTGACTTTTCAACGGCGACCAAAAGCCTGGAATAGTGGAATATTCGttatctgctgctgctgtgagCCAGCCAAAGCATCTGTAAGTAACACACACAGCCCTGTACGTTTTTATGTAAGACCGTAGATCTGCAGATGAccgttttttcatttcatacCCCATTGGTGACCTATTCTTCATGTTTTCTGTTGTATATACATCGATTGTTTCAATTGGCATGTGCGAGTGAGATGATGGTTCGTGGAAGACGTGTACTCATTGTTCTGCTGACTGAACTGTCCGCTCGAGTAGGGCGGTATCTTGGCCAAGCCACGAGTAGTCGTCACTATTTTGGCGGCCGTCAATTATTCACGGCAATTGGTGTTTGGGTCATTAAAAATGCATCAGACATGCATAGTTGGCTTGTTGGCACATTCACAAGCGGAAACTAGAGCGcgtgcaaaaaaagaaaaaaaagagtcagCCTAAAACATCATTAGACTGTGCGTCTGTCCAGAGCAACTGGCGTGTAACAAGAAGgccaataggtaaaaaaaaaagctttgatGAAAATTCACGTTGGTCGTGTTAAGACCAAGTTGTGTCGAGTGACATGACAGCGGAATAACAAGTCAAGTCAGGGTAAAAACAGACAATCGGTTAGATCGGTTATACGAACAAGTCGGGgagaatttttgtttaaatcggGAAACGATTCCACTAGAAGATGAGAGAagggaacacaaaaaaaagacaacagagGGGGGGACAGAATGACAAAGTGGGTGCCCCCTTTGGACGGGATGTGGGCACATCAGTCTCACACCGCATTGTgattttattatatatttttttcctccctccgATTCTTCCTAGTTGTACGCAGATGACAACAAACAaggcacacacacgcacaccgAAAGGGAATAACTAGAACCCCCATGTTTATTGATACGCTATATACCGAGTGTTTATAGTTATCAGCTGATATCTATAACGCCAGTCATCCGCGTATATTGTTTGCTTTAAGTCTTTCGGCGATGGCGTACACAGAGCGAAAAGATCTAAGCGCAGGCTAAACTCACGCCACACCTGCCCCTCCCCCACGCATGTACACCGTTCTTTCTCGTAGTTGACCAATTAGCTGCCGACATGGTCGACGAAACTTTACCCttcattctgttttttttttttctttttatatccCCCCTATTGGGGAAAAATGGTGGACGAGGGAGTAAATGACGTCAGAGTCCATCGAAACAAAAACGCGTAATTTGCTTGCAATGACCGTAgctgctaaaaaaaaacgaaaatgacaCATCAAGGTTGAATTGGTCATTGTAAatggttgttattttttttttttttttgtgcgctgctgtttgctgctgctggacacACAAACGGAGACATCACAAGTGGCCGACTGTGTTGGAAAAGGGCTAGAATGTGCGTGTGTTGACTTTGCCTTTGCAAGAATGACTCTTTCCGCTTCTTGCGCTTCGCTGGCTCTTGTATATTGACTTACGAAATTTCACAGCTCCGAACCATGTCGTTTGAAGTCAGTTCTAACTGCCGCTTATAAAAGAAGACagtgaatagaaaaaagagagtggGACGAGAGCAGAAAGTTGGGTATTTCAAGGGCGTCGGCGACCAGAGCTTGTTGATTTTGCACGAAAAGCCGGTTGAAAAAGTCATCGTCTTCGCCCATGTTGGTCATTTGATTTCCTAAGACAAACTCTCGACTGAATGCAACACGCAGCGAGACGAGCAAACAAGTCGGCCACGGCATCTCATTCCCAGAAATATCAGCATTCAACAAGAATGATATATTGGACGTGTCACAGTTTGGAATTTAGCGGGTCactaaaatatattttaaaaaggcgTTAgattcttcaatatttttgcTGCCTCTTTGGCGTTCCATCAATTCTTTTGCCCAGTCGTGCAACAGACGTCCGTTTACAGCGTCCATCTTCTTTCggatctgtttttttttttttgcgtgtgttgTTTTGTTACTTTTTATGGCTTACCGGTCCCGTTTTGTCGTATCCAAGTAATCCATAAATGGACTACCCCATTGGGAGTTGGCAACGTCGTTTTGTCCGGCCAGTCTTCCCGTCTTATTGGTTATTCAGTAGAAAGCGTGtgtgctcttttttttcccctctgtGTTGctgttttcgttgtttttaaAGCCGATCCAAGACCGTCCTCGATGATGGCCAACGTCTCTGTTTTCACGCGTGTGGAATCGTGATGTGGCGCGGGACCGCAGCCGAGAAACGCGCATGTGCGtgtaaatatgaaaaatatgCGAGAATAGAGCTTCTAGTATctgtaataaaaagaaaccagctgtaatcaaataaaaataacgcAAGCCAGAACCCCATACGTCTACACCTGGAGACGTGTCCAATCTACAAAATACCTGGCTGCATCAAGGGGggaagaaaggggggggggggagagaggaaaaaaaaagttgctcAATGACTAACGCATCCTGCGGCGAGGGAAGTGCTCCGGGTCAtagcgaagagaaaaaaaagaaaccaattaTGAAGTCAAAAGAGTGAGAGAAGGTAAAAACTGCCTCAATGGTAGGAACTGAACGAACGGCCGTGAATGCTGCTTGTCTTCCACGCCCGGTCGTGAAGAAGTTGATAGAACAAACaagaactttttctttctttctgttttaacGTCTACTGTCGAGTACTTTAGAATTAATATCAAATTTAATGCCGCAAAAATCGAAACCTGTCTTGCA of the Daphnia carinata strain CSIRO-1 chromosome 10, CSIRO_AGI_Dcar_HiC_V3, whole genome shotgun sequence genome contains:
- the LOC130702794 gene encoding mitochondrial outer membrane protein SLC25A46-like isoform X2, producing MAGTEDYSFYYSLENSPFWIKKSDSAASADIDGSIQHWESKLIASPKYRNDMTDPHRIPNPSFGIMRIAAENLLCHPFLVLRRQCQVNVFSRKYHTLPFSLFPVVIRLHQRQSMTVLWKGIGSALIVKGLTLAVEDVLSKITPWPKEIDRHSSLKAIGHHILLKSVSLAVVIPFYAASVVETVQSDIASEKPGIFDVFQEGIYRFLSWSAPQTGRLLPIWIILCPAVLCGTVHYVISVLSAGLTRWGMTSAKKRSQRKQGALSKEVSFVEANDLDMSSKFAGSLVADVLLFPFETVLHRLHIQGTRTIIDNLDTGASVIPILTRYDGFFDCWNTITREEGGWGLYKGFGALLLQYALQLSIIKGSLFTFYHMGDLFKSTSAQPTSPRNQANLVDRKDRSPKSSSSSLGGTPLQQQFNE
- the LOC130702794 gene encoding mitochondrial outer membrane protein SLC25A46-like isoform X1, with product MAGTEDYSFYYSLENSPFWIKKSDSAASADIDGSIQHWESKLIASPKYRNVPQDMTDPHRIPNPSFGIMRIAAENLLCHPFLVLRRQCQVNVFSRKYHTLPFSLFPVVIRLHQRQSMTVLWKGIGSALIVKGLTLAVEDVLSKITPWPKEIDRHSSLKAIGHHILLKSVSLAVVIPFYAASVVETVQSDIASEKPGIFDVFQEGIYRFLSWSAPQTGRLLPIWIILCPAVLCGTVHYVISVLSAGLTRWGMTSAKKRSQRKQGALSKEVSFVEANDLDMSSKFAGSLVADVLLFPFETVLHRLHIQGTRTIIDNLDTGASVIPILTRYDGFFDCWNTITREEGGWGLYKGFGALLLQYALQLSIIKGSLFTFYHMGDLFKSTSAQPTSPRNQANLVDRKDRSPKSSSSSLGGTPLQQQFNE